One window of Suricata suricatta isolate VVHF042 chromosome 6, meerkat_22Aug2017_6uvM2_HiC, whole genome shotgun sequence genomic DNA carries:
- the FST gene encoding follistatin isoform X3 has translation MVGPRHQPGGLCLLLLLLCQFMEDRSAQAGNCWLRQAKNGRCQVLYKTELSKEECCSTGRLSTSWTEEDVNDNTLFKWMIFNGGAPNCIPCKETCENVDCGPGKKCRMNKKNKPRCVCAPDCSNITWKGPVCGLDGKTYRNECALLKARCKEQPELEVQYQGKCKKTCRDVFCPGSSTCVVDQTNNAYCVTCNRICPEPTSSEQYLCGNDGVTYSSACHLRKATCLLGRSIGLAYEGKCIKAKSCEDIQCTGGKKCLWDFKVGRGRCSLCDELCPESKSEEPVCASDNATYASECAMKEAACSSGVLLEVKHSGSCN, from the exons CTGGGAATTGCTGGCTCCGCCAAGCAAAGAACGGCCGCTGCCAGGTCCTGTACAAGACAGAACTGAGCAAGGAGGAGTGCTGCAGCACCGGCCGCCTGAGCACCTCGTGGACCGAGGAGGATGTAAATGACAACACGCTCTTCAAGTGGATGATTTTCAATGGGGGCGCCCCCAATTGCATCCCCTGTAAAG AAACATGTGAGAATGTGGACTGTGGACCCGGGAAAAAGTGCCGAATGAACAAGAAGAACAAACCCCGCTGCGTCTGTGCCCCAGACTGTTCCAACATCACCTGGAAAGGCCCAGTCTGTGGGCTGGATGGGAAAACCTACCGCAATGAATGCGCACTCCTCAAGGCCAGATGTAAAGAGCAGCCGGAGCTGGAAGTCCAGTACCAGGGCAAATGTAAAA aGACATGTCGGGATGTTTTCTGTCCAGGCAGCTCCACATGCGTCGTGGACCAGACTAACAATGCCTACTGTGTGACATGTAACCGGATTTGCCCAGAGCCCACCTCCTCTGAACAGTATCTCTGTGGGAATGACGGAGTGACCTACTCCAGTGCCTGTCACCTGAGAAAGGCTACCTGCCTACTGGGCAGATCGATTGGATTAGCCTATGAGGGAAAGTGTATCA AAGCAAAGTCCTGTGAAGATATCCAGTGCACTGGTGGAAAAAAGTGTTTATGGGATTTCAAGGTTGGCAGAGGCCGGTGTTCCCTCTGCGATGAGCTGTGCCCCGAGAGTAAGTCCGAGGAGCCTGTCTGTGCCAGTGACAATGCCACTTACGCCAGTGAGTGTGCCATGAAGGAGGCCGCCTGCTCCTCAGGCGTGCTGCTGGAAGTCAAGCACTCCGGATCTTGCAACT